In Pseudosulfitobacter pseudonitzschiae, the sequence ATGTCCGCAAGGACAAGAACCGGCTGATCCCCGAGGACAAGGGGCGGCTGGTGATTGCGTTTCTTGAAAACTATTTCCGCAAATATGTGGGTTACGATTTCACCGCATCGCTGGAAGAAGAGTTGGACGATGTCAGCGCAGGTGACCGTGATTACAAATCCGTACTTGCGACATTCTGGCGTGATTTCTCGGCGGCGGTCGCCGAAACATCCGATCTTCGGATCACCGAGGTTTTGGAAAAGATCAACGAAGTGCTGGAGCCGCACCTGTTCCCGCCGACCGAAGACGGCACCGATCCGCGTCTGTGCCCCAACTGCGGCAATGGCCGCCTGTCGATGCGCACAGCGCGTTCGGGCGGCGCATTCATCGGCTGTTCGAACTATCCCGAATGCCGCTATACCCGCGCCTTTGGTCCTCCGGGCGCCGAGGACACGGGCGGTATCCCCCCCGAGGGTAAGATTCTGGGCGAGGATCAGGGCGACAAAATCTATGTGTTCAAGGGTCGCTTTGGCCCCTACGTGCAGCGTGGAGAGGTGACGGACGACAACAAGAAACCGCCGCGCCAGTCGATCCCCAAGGATTGGCCGCCAGCCGATGTCGATCTGGCTCAGGCGCTGCAATTGCTGTCGCTGCCCCGTCTGGTCGGCGCCCACCCCGAGGATGGCGTCAGCGTCTGGGCCAACATCGGACGATACGGCCCGTATCTGAAACACGCCGAAAGCACGTCGGAACGCGGCGGCACCAACGCCAATCTTGAAGGGATCGACGAGGTCTGGACCGTGGGCATGAACCGCGCGGTGCAGTTGCTGGCCGAAAAGTTCGCCTCGCGCGGGGGGCGCGGTGCTGCAGCCAAGCCTATCCGCGAGTTGGGTGAGCACCCCGATCAGGGCGGCCCCGTGAACATCATGAAGGGCAAGTATGGCCCTTATGTGAAGTGGGAAAAGGTCAACGCCACAATCCCCAAAGAGGTCGAACCCGAAGACCTGACGATGGGCGCCGCTGTTTTGCTGATCGAGGAAAAGCTGGCAAAATCTCCGACCAAGCGTAAAGCCGCGCCAAAGAAAAAAGCCGCAACGAAAAAACCCGCTGCCAAAAAGCCAGCCGCGAAAACGGCTGCTGCCAAGAAACCGGCGGCAAGCAAGGCAGCCGCCAAAAAACCGGCAGCCAAGACGGCTGGCAAAGACGAAAGCTGAGTATTTCCGGCCACCGGTGCGCAAAATGCGCCCGGTGCCGGCTGGCCCTTAGTGCGATCTGACGGGTCATGTTGACACCAAGGCGACCTAAGGTCAGAAGTCTGGGGACACTGACACAAGGGGATATTCATGAAAAAAGTCTATGGCTCGGCCGCCGAGGCGCTGGAAGGCGTTCTTTCGGATGGCATGTTGATCGCGGCAGGGGGTTTTGGCCTCTGCGGCATCCCCGAACTGCTGTTGCAGGCCATCAAAGAGGCCGGCACCAAGGATCTGACCTTTGCGTCCAACAACGCGGGTGTCGATGATTTCGGTATCGGCATTCTGCTGCAAACCAAGCAGGTCAAAAAAATGATCTCGTCCTACGTCGGCGAGAACAAAGAATTCATGCGCCAGTATTTGGGCGGCGAGCTTGAGCTGGAGTTCAACCCGCAAGGCACGCTGGCCGAACGGATGCGCGCTGGCGGTTCGGGCATCCCCGGTTTCTATACGAAAACCGGCGTCGGCACCCAGATTGCCGAAGGCAAGGAAGTGAAGAACTTCGACGGAGAGGATTACATTCTGGAACGCGGCATCGTCGCGGACCTGTCGATCGTGAAGGCGTGGAAGGCCGACGACACCGGAAACCTTGTGTTCCGCAAGACTGCGCGCAACTTCAACCCGCCTGCCGCCATGTGTGGCAAGGTCTGCATCGCGGAGGTTGAGGAGATCGTACCACGCGGGTCGCTGGACCCTGATACGATCCACCTGCCCGGCATCTATGTGCATCGCCTTATTCAGGGCGACCACGAAAAGCGCATCGAACAACGCACGACACGCCCGCAGGAGGAAAAGTAATGCCTTGGGATCGTAACCAGATGGCCGCACGCGCGGCACAAGAGCTTGAAGACGGCATGTACGTGAACCTTGGCATCGGCATTCCGACGCTGGTGGCCAACTATGTCGGCGACAAGGACATCACCCTGCAATCGGAAAACGGGATGCTGGGCATGGGCCCCTTCCCGTTCGAGGGCGAAGAAGACGCCGACCTGATCAACGCGGGCAAGCAGACCATCACCGAACTGTCTCGCACGGCCTATTTCGACAGCGCGACGTCGTTCGGCATGATCCGTGGTGGCAAGATTGCTGCGGCGATTCTGGGCGCAATGGAGGTGGCCGAAAACGGCGATCTGGCGAACTGGATGATCCCGGGCAAGCTGGTCAAGGGCATGGGCGGTGCGATGGATCTGGTTGCAGGTGTGGGCCGTGTGATCGTGGTAATGGACCACCAGAACAAGGCGGGCGAGTCTAAGGTACTGAAGGCTTGCACCCTGCCGCTGACCGGCAAATCTGTGGTTGATCGCATCATCACCAACCTTGGCGTGCTGGACGTGGTCGAGGGTGGTCTGAAAATCGTTGAATGCGCCGAGGGTGTCACCGAGGACGAATTGCGCGCAGCGACCGAAGCCACGATCGTCTGAACGGGCATTGAATAGTACCGTAAAGGGGGCCGCTGGGCCCCTTTTGCATGCCTGTCTAGTTCATTGCGGCAAAAACACAGCCGTCGCTGATCAACTGCGGTGGCGTCAGGCACAGGCCACGGGCCACCTGAAAGGCCGCCAGCACCTTGGGCACGTAGTCACGTGTCTCGGCAAATGGTGGAACACCTGCGTGGGCCTGCACCGATCCTTCGCCCGCGTTATATCCCGCCAACACCAAAATCGGATCGTGGTCAAATTTCCCCATCAACCAGTCCAGATATTGCACGCCACCACGAATGTTGTCGGCGGCAACCAGACTGTCGGCCACACCGAAACGGGCGGCGGTGTCGGGCATCAGTTGCATCAAACCTTGGGCGCCGGCGCGGCTGACGGCATCTGTCTTGCCGGCACTTTCCACTGTCATCACCGCCAGCACCAGTGCGGGCGACACCCGTGTACCGATGGTTGATTTCAGGATTTCGACCCCTTGCACCTGCGCAATCCCCTGCATCTGCTGCAAACGGGGGGCCACCACAGCGCCCGCACTGATCGCAGCCATCGCCTCATCCAGCCGCCCCGGCCCCGCCTGCGCCAGATCGGGCGAAACTTTATCCCAAAACCAACCGTAAGCGCCAGTTGTCGCACCGTTTACTTTGGGCGTCGCGGTTGGTTTTGGGGCGGGCACCCCCACTTCTGTCGGGTCGATCTGGATCGTGATCCTCTTTTTTACACCCGCCTTAGGCGGTTTGACGCGCTTTGCCTGAAAATCCGGAAAGGGCGCGGGGGTCTCGGACCAAGCAGGCGCGCAGGCCAAAGCGGCCCCCAACAAGGAAATCACAAAAATTCGCATATCAGGACCTGCTCTGTGCCCGTGAATGTTTTTTTATTACACTTAGCATCGCAGAAAACGCTGCTTCAAACCAGAAAATCAGCCGCCAATCATGGCCAAACCGCCACAATCTGTTTGATTTTCATCACGTTTGTTGCGCCCTCAAGCTAATTTTTGGAAGATATTGCATTTATTTCAGCATCTTAAAAGATTATCTCGAATCCTCTCTTGAAAGCTTTTTCTTTTCAATGTCCCGCCAAATTCATGCCCTAATCAGGCGTCTATATAACGTCATACCAAGTCGAACACGGGCCAGAGTGAGAGTGCGGCCACCTCAGTGCAGACAAGGTCGAACATAAACAAACTGATCCTTTGGAGGGACATTACGATGACAAAATTTCTGAAAAACTTCCGCAAAGACGAAGCTGGCGCCGTGACTGTTGACTGGGTCGTGCTGACAGCCGCCGTTGTTGGTCTGGCCGTTGCAGCCTATTCCTCGATCGAAACAGGGGCGACGGCTTTGACCGCAGACACAGACACATTCCTGCAGGCTCAAGACCCTAACTAAGTTGGTCGAACTTCCTATTCAGGTTGTAAATTGTTAAGGCCGCGTCCCACTTGCAGGACGCGGCTTTTTTATTCGAATGGTAAGGTTTGGCACCTTACCTGCGCGCGGGCTATACCGCGACACCAGCCAGCTCATCAGAACAATCGAATGCGATACGGCGGATCGGGTCGATCGCCCCTCGCGGGCTCTGCCCAGGCAGATGTGCCGGATCTGGCCCTAATACGTCGACGTTTCCATCAGCGCCGAATCCTCCCTATCTCACTTATCCACGCGCGCGCAAAACCTTGCTCCGACACCACGCAACCATGGACTGTCATCCCTTTCGTTGTCTAACGGATGATAAACCTTGCCTGCTTGGACGGCTGTTTCCCAAAGTCACATAAAAACTTACTCTTTTCAATCTAATGCCCAATTCACGCCTCATTCCGGCGACTATATAACATCATACCAAGTCGGACACGGGCCAATGTGAGAGAGTGGCCCACACAGTGTAGACAAGGTTGAACACAAACAAACTGATCCTTTGGAGGGACACTACGATGACAAAATTTCTGAAAAACTTCCGCAAAGACGAAGCTGGCGCCGTGACTGTTGACTGGGTTGTGCTGACAGCCGCCGTTGTTGGTCTGGCCGTTGCAGCCTATTCCTCGATCGAAACAGGGGCGACGGCCTTGACCGCAGACACCGACACATTCCTGCAGGCACAAGACCCCAACTAAGTTGGTCGCACCGTTCAGGTAAAGAGTCTCTAAGGCCGCGTCCTGCACGCAGGAAGCGGCCTTATCAGATGCCCATTCCGGGCTTGGTTTCAGGTATTTGAGTAAAGGCAGACACAATGCGTAAGATGATCAACCGCATCCGAAACTGCGAAAACGGCGCGGTGACAGTGGATTGGGTCGTTTTGACCGCCGCCGTCGTCGGGCTGGCTGTTGCTTTGATTTTAGCGTTGAAAAGTGGGGCAGCCGGCGTTTCCGCCGGCGTCGAAGCCTTCATGCTCAACTTTTTCTAACCTCATCGCCTGTCGTTGCACCCGTGTGCGCCGAATACGACAAACGCCGCGCCTTTCCCCGGGGCGCGGCGCGTGTGTGTCGCCCGTCTGCTGATCAGAATTTCCATACCCTGGTCACCTACCCTCCCAGTTTTCGCCACATTGTTGCGATACACTCAACGGTAAGTAATTTCGCGTACCCCCGAGCGTTGCGCCCCACATCATGCAAGAGGTAATCTAATGCGAGTTGTATTTGGACTGGTCCTGATCGTTGGTTTCGCCCTTGCAGGCGGCGCTGTCTATATGGCCAAGAACTACATCGGTGCCTATCAGACCGAATTGGCCAAAGAACGTCAGGCGCGGGCCAAAATTGTCCCGACGGTCGAAGTTTATGTCGCGGATCGCGCCCTGAAGTACGGCGAAGCGATCACCGATGCCGATGTGCGCACCGTTCAGTGGCCAGTTAACGCAATCCCCGAGGGGGCTTTTGCCGGCGACAGCATCCTGTGGCCCGAGGGTCAGCCGAACCAGCGCGTTGTTTTGCGCGCCATGGAAAAAGACGAGGCTATCCTGGCCGTCAAAGTCACCGAGCCGGGCGTCGAAGCGGGCCTGACCTCGCGGCTTGAACGCGGTATGCGCGCCTTTGCGATTAAAGTGGACGTGGCCAGCGGTGTGTCAGGCTTTTTGCGCCCCGATGACCGTGTCGATGTCTATTGGACCGGTCAGGTGGGCCGCGAATTGTCCTCGGACAGCGGTGAAGTGACCAAGCTGATCGAGGCTGGCGTAAAGCTGATTGCCATCGACCAATCCGCCGCCGGTGATCTGGACGGCGCCGTGATTGCCCAAACCGTAACCGTAGCGGTGAAACCGGCGCAGGTTGCCGCCCTTGCCCAAGCGCAGGCAACTGGCCGTTTGGCGTTGTCGCTGGTGGGTGCGGATGACGATACTGTGGCCGGCGCAATCGAGATCGACCAACGCACTTTGTTGGGCATCGAAACCAAAGCAGCCGCAGCAGAAGTGAAGGCCGCCGAGGTTTGCACGATCAGAACGCGCCGTGGAGCCGAGGTTGTCGAGATTCCAATCCCCTGCACGAACTGAATGCAAAGCATCACAGTTTCAATAGGTTGAACAAGGCCGCCACTTTCTGGCGGCCTTGTCTGTTATGGCTCTGTTGCCGCTTATCCACATAAACCAAAGGCGCGAAACCATTGATTCTTGCAATAAAAAGCGAACTGGCGCATGGTTGAACCAATTCAGGGCACCAAGACCCTAAACAGGCGTGATCAAAAGGGCAGGTCACAATGACATTGATTAGATTTTTTAAGGTGGCCTTATTGGGCCTTGCGCTGACGGCTGCACCGTTGGCGCTGACATCTTATGCACATGCCGAGACATTGCGCGTGGTGAAAAAGGGCACGGCCAGTACGCTGAACGTGCCCATGAACCGCGCCGTTGTGGTCGAAAGCGATATACCGTTCTCGGAACTCAGTATCGCCAATCCGGCCATCGCCGACATCTCTTCGCTGTCCGACCGCACCATCTACGTTCTGGGCAAATCGCCGGGGCTGACCACGCTGACGCTGTTGGACGCTTCCGGGCAATTGATCACCAACGTCGATGTACGTGTCGCCGCCGATATTTCGGAATTCAAGGAACGCTTGCGGCAGATCCTGCCCGGCGAAAACATCGAAGTACGCACCGCCAATGACGGCATTGTGCTGTCGGGCACTGTGTCCTCAACTGCACGCTTGCAAAGGGCGCTGGATCTGGCATCGCGCTATGCCCCTGACCGCGTTTCAAACCTGATGAGCGTAGGCGGCATTCAACAAGTCATGCTGAAAGTCCGCTTTGCCGAAATGCAGCGGTCGGTCTCGAAATCGCTCAGCTCCTCGCTGGCGCTGAACGGCACGACCTTGGGCGGCGATCTGGGGATCAATGGCGGGACGGGCACATCCAACACGTCTGGCGCGGTCACCAACTCACTGGGTGGCAACATTCCGGGTACAAACAGCAACGCCGGGGCAATCCTGTTCGGCTTTAACGCAGGATCGACGCAGGTCGGTATCTTGCTCGAAGCCCTTGAAACAAAGGGCGTTGTGCGCACGCTGGCCGAACCGAACCTTGTCGCGCTTTCGGGCCAAGAGGCAAAGTTTCTTGCTGGTGGGGAATACCCTGTGCCAATTAGCCAAGACAACGGCACGGTCACCGTCAAATACAAACCCTTCGGCATCGAGCTGAATTTTATCCCCCGTGTGGTGGACAAGGACCTGATCAATCTGGAACTTGAGGCTGCGGTATCGGCAATTGACCCGACCAACGGCTTTTCGGTCAACGGCTTTGACATCGACGCGTTCACCCGCCGCGAAACATCGACCACTGTCGAGATGCGCGACGGTGAAAGCTTTGCAATTGCGGGGCTTTTGCAGGACGACTTTACCGACAACAACTCGCAGCTGCCTTGGCTGGGTGATGTTCCTGTGCTGGGCGCCCTCTTCCGCTCGGCCTCTTATCAGCGCAACCAGACTGAGTTGGTGATCATCATCACAGCACATCTGGTGACACCGACGCGCGGCGAAGCGCTGGCCCTGCCCACCGACCGGGTTCTGGCACCGACCGAGCAAGACCTGTTTCTGCATGGCCGCGTGGCCAACGGAACGCGGACACCGAAAAAAGGTGCCGCAGGCGAAGTGGCCAAGCAGGACTTTAGCGGCTCCTACGGCTATGTGATGGATTAAGGCGATGCGAGGCCAGAATATCATGAAAAAACAATCAGTTTCAGCGCTGGCCCTGATGGCCACCCTCGCCGCATGTACAACGTCAACCGATCCGGTCTATACGCAATTTTACCGCGAGGCCGGAGCCCATGCGGACAACGGCTCCTTCGGTGAGGCGACAAACAACAACACTTTGGTGATGAACGGCGAACGGCAATACACCGTCGATCTGGCGAACCGCTTCGCCACCGAGATTACCTCGACCGTGACATTTGGTTTCAACAGCGCACAGTTGGACGGCACAGCCCAAGCGGTTCTGCGCCAACAGGCTGACTGGATCCGCCAGTTTCCCGAAATCCGTTTCCGTGTTTTCGGTCACACCGATGCGGTAGGTTCGACCGCCTATAACCGCCGTTTGGGCCTTGCGCGGGCCAATGCAGTCGTCAGCTATCTGACCTCAATGGGTATCTCGCGGTCACGTCTCGAGGCGGTTGTCTCCTTTGGCGAAACACAACCCCTGATCGTGACCCAAGGCCGCGAACGTCGCAACCGCCGGACCGTAACCGAAGTGTCCGGTTTTGTTGCCCGTCATCCGCAGGTTCTCGACGGCAAATACGCCGAAATCATCTATCGCGACTACATCGCATCGGCCGTGCCGCCCAGCCAGTTGGAAGGCATTACCGGTTCCGATTTGCGCACTGAACAATAACCGCGACAACGGCCTATAGTTCGGAAACTCCTAACAATAGGGCCGTTTTTGCCCCATTCCTGCCCAGATTAGCTGCGAATTTACCCTCAATGGGAAAACTGTGTTCGGCGTTTTGCGCCGGATGCAGCGAGGTCGGGTAGGGTAAGGCACATCATAACGCCTGCAATCTATCTGCCAACCCTTGAAAAAAGGAAGATAGGTAATGAGCAGCGTCATGCCGCAACCAGAAACAGCCCCGATTGTGGCCTGCACCGTCAGCCGTGACGTTCAGAACTTTGATCTGTTGATCGAAGACATGGAAAGCGCATTGGGCGAATCCTGGGGTGATCTGGGTTTTGCCGAGGCGCTGGCGTTTTTTGGTCAACCCGAGGCCGAAGCGTTGGAATTCATTGCTTTGGCGATGGATCAGGAGGACGAAGAAAACCTTGTGCTGATGGCCGAGATCATCACGCAGGCCAAGGCCCGCAAAATCAAGGTCATCCTGATAGCCGAAGACATGACACCTGCCTCGTTGCACACTCTGCTGCGCAAGGGCGCGGACGAGTTTGTTCCCTACCCTCTGCCGGAAAACGAACTGGAGCTGGCCATCTCGCGCGTTCAGACCGAACCCGAGCCCGAGAACGTCGAGGCCGCGGCACCGGCATTGCCCGCAGGTGCCAGCAAAGACGGCGCTGTGATCGTTGTGCACGGCCTTGCCGGTGGCACGGGTGCGACAACATTGGCAACCAATCTGGCATGGGAACTGGCAATCCTTGATAAAAAAGGACAGGCGGCACCGTCCGTTTGCCTGCTTGATCTGGATCTGCAATTCGGATCGGTATCGACCTATCTGGATCTGGCGCGCCGCGAAGCGGTCTACGAGATGATGTCGGACACCGAAAACATGGACGACGAAACATTCGGCCAGTCGCTGGTAACATATAACGACAAACTGCACGTTCTCACCGCCCCTGCGGACATGCTGCCGCTGGATCTGGTCTCGCCCGAGGACATCGGGCGCGTCATTGAAATGGCGCGCACGCACTTCGACTATGTGGTCGTGGATATGCCTTCGACGCTGGTGCAATGGACCGAAACGGTTTTGCATGCCGCGCATATTTATTTCGCGACCATCGAACTGGATATGCGGTCGGCGCAAAACACGCTGCGTTTCAAGCGCGCCCTGCAATCCGAAGAACTGCCTGCGGAAAAGCTGCGTTATGTGCTGAACCGCGCGCCGAAATTTACCGATCTCAGCGGCAAGGGTCGGGTGAAACGCATGGCTGAAAGCCTTGAGGTGGCGATTGAAGTGTCGCTGCCAGATGGCGGCAAACCGATCACCCAAGGCGCGGATCATGGCCTGCCGTTGGCCACATCCGCAGCAAAAAACCCGCTGCGCCGTGAAATTGCCAAATTGGCAGCGTCTATACATGAAACAAAATCCGATGAGTCCAAAGCGGCCTGATCTGTAACCGGGGGAAGCCCATGTTTTCCAAATATAAAAAACCTGCGCCGACCGCGCCCGAAGCAGCCGCTGCCAAAGCGGCGCCAGTCGCCAAGGTCACACGGATACCACAGACCACAGCCAAGCCTGACCCGACCCGCGTTGCACGTCGCACCAATATGGTGACTGCAACGGTGGCCCCCATCGAAAAAGAACGCAAACGCAAAGAGCGTATGGGCGAGATCAAGCTGGATCTGCACCGCGCGCTGTTGGACAGCCTGAATCTGGCCGCGCTGGAAACCGCGTCGGAACAGGATCTGCGCCACGAAATCGGTGCCATCGCCGCAGAATTTTTGCAAGAGCGTAGCATCGTTTTGAACCGCGACGAACGGCAGACCCTGAATCAAGAGCTTTACGACGAAGTCAAAGGGCTCGGCCCGCTCGAAACACTTTTGAAAGACGACTCTGTCAACGATATTCTGGTCAACGGCCCGCAGCAGATTTTTGTCGAACGCGATGGCAAGCTTCAACTGACCGACGTCACCTTTAAAGACGAACGCCACCTGCTGCGTATCATCGACAAGATCGTTTCGGCGGTTGGTCGGCGCGTCGATGAAAGCAACCCGTATGTTGACGCCCGTCTGAAAGACGGCTCGCGCTTTAACGCGATGGTGCCCCCCATCGCGGTGGATGGCAGTTTGGTGTCGATCCGGAAATTCAAAAAGGACAAGCTAGGCATCGACGATCTGGTTGATTTCGGCGCGTTCACCGAAGAGATGGCCGCCTACCTTCAGGCGGCGGTCGCCACCCGCCTGAACATCATCGTTTCCGGTGGTACAGGCTCGGGTAAAACAACCACGCTGAACGCTCTGTCGTCCTTCATCGACAATTCCGAACGTATCCTGACCATCGAGGATACGGCAGAACTTCAACTGCAACAGACCCACGTGGGCCGGATGGAAAGCCGCCCGCCCAACGTCGAAGGCAAAGGCGAGGTTTCCCCCCGCGACTGTCTGAAAAACGCCCTTCGGATGCGACCCGACCGCATCATCGTTGGTGAGACACGCGGCGAGGAAGTGATCGACATGTTGCAGGCCATGAACACCGGCCACGACGGCTCGATGACCACGATCCACGCCAACAGCGCGCGCGATGGCGTGTCGCGCCTGGAAAACATGATTGCGATGGCAGGTATCGAAATGCCCCTCAAGGCCGTGCGCAGCCAGATTTCATCGGCTGTGAATCTGATCGTTCAGGCCTCGCGTTTGCAAGACGGCTCACGCCGGATGACCTCAATCACCGAGATTACCGGCATGGAAGGCGACGTGATTTCCATGCAGGAAATCTTTCGCTACCAGCGCGTCGGCCTGACGCCCGAGAACAAGATCATCGGACATTTCACCGCGACAGGCGTGCGTTCGCACTATGCCGAACGCTTCCGGATGTGGGGCTATGACCTGCCTTCGTCCATCTACGAACCCATCGCAGCCCAATAAGGAATGACGACATGAGCGCAGAACCCATCATCTACGGCCTGATCTTTGTCGGCGTCCTTGTTCTGGTCGAGGGCCTGTATCTCGTGGCCTTTGGCAAGTCGATTTCGCTGAATTCACGCGTAAACCGCCGCCTTGACATGTTGAACAAGGGCGGTCGGCGCGAAGAAGTGCTGGACCAATTGCGCAAGGAAATGCAGCAGCACATGAACGCCAAATCGATCCCGCTGTATTCGCTTCTGGCGGAAAAGGCGCAAAAGGCAGCAATTGCCTTTAGCCCGAAACAGCTGATCGGGGTGATGGCCGGCCTTGCGATTGTGGCCTTTATGGGCCTGACCATCGGCACCGAAACCGAGCCACCCGTGCGCATCTTGCTGTCTATCGTCATCGGCGTCGGCGCGGTCTATTTCTGGGTCTCGACCAAGGCCAACAAACGTCTGTCCATGATCGAAGAGCAACTGCCCGACGCAGTTGAACTGATGGTGCGGTCGCTGCGCGTGGGGCACCCTTTCAGTTCCGCCATCCAGATCGTATCAAAAGAGGTCAAGGATCCGCTGGCGTCGGAATTCGGCGTGATCGCAGACGAAAGCGCCTATGGCCGCGATGTGGGCGAGGCGTTGAAAGATATGGCCGAACGTCTGGACATGCAGGATTTGCGCTTTCTCGCCGTGGCCGTGACCATTCAACAGCAATCGGGTGGTAACCTTGCCGAAATCCTCGCCGGTCTGGCGCAGGTGATCCGCGCCCGCTTCCGTCTGTTCCGCCGCGTCAAGGCGATCACCGCCGAGGCGAAATGGTCGGGCAAGTTCCTGTCCGCCTTCCCCCTTCTGGCGTTGGTCGTGATCCAGCTTGGCGACCCTCACTACTATGACGAAGTGCGCGATCACCCCTATTTCATTCCCGCCTGCTTTGCCGTGGGCATCTTCTTGACCGTCAACCTTTTTGTCATGCGCGCTTTGACTGACATCAAGGTATAAGGAAGCAATACCGTGGATATGTTTACACCGATTCAAACGGCCATCACCGATACTCTGGGCCCCCTTGGTCCAATCATCATCGCCGGTGTGTTGGGTCTGATGCTGGTCATCTTCACCGTGGTGATGATGCTGCGCCAACCCGAAGATCCCATGACCAAACTGAAACGTCAGGTTCGGGCCCCCGGTGGCAACGCCCCGCGCGAAAAACTGCGACAGGGCGGGCACAACGAACAGCTTGACCGCTTTGCAGGCTTTCTTGAACCAAAAGACGTGGCCGAGCTGAGCAAACGCCAGTTGATGCTGACGCAAGCGGGCTATCAGTCACGCGATGCGGTGCGGATTTTCCACTTTGCCCAATTTGCGCTGGGGATCACCGGCCTGATCTTGGGCGTGATCTATGTCAACGTTCTGAATGCCGACGTCGAGATGACCACCAACAAGATGGCCATGTGGACATTGGGACCGGGCGGGATCGGGTATTACCTGCCGCAATACTGGGTCACCCGCCGCGTCGAAGCCCGCAAGGAACAGATCACACGCGGCTTTCCCGATGCGCTGGACATGATGCTGGTCTGCGTCGAAGCCGGTCAATCGCTGGACCAGTCCATCGTGCGCGTGGCCCGCGAATTGCGCGCCTCTTATCCCGCGCTGGCCGATGAATTCGAAATCGTCGCCTACGAGATGAAGGCCGGCAAGGACAAGGAAACAGTCCTGAACGACATGGGCGAACGCTGTGGTGTGCAGGATGTGTCCAGCTTTACGACGGTGTTGGTGCAATCTGCCAGCTTCGGTACGTCCATCGCCGAAGCCTTGCGGGTCTATGCCTCCGAAATGCGGGACAAACGTGTGATGCGCGCCGAAGAAGCCGCAAACAAGTTGCCAACGAAGATGACCCTTGCCACAATGATGCTCACCGTGCCGCCGCTGCTGATCATTCTGGTTGGTCCTTCGGTGCACGGCATCACCCAATTGGGCAACATGAGCAGATAACCCTATGAGATCAGCCACCAAAGCGGCCCTTGTTGCTGCTCTTATGGCTCACGGATTGGCCGCCTGTTCATCGGGCGGCCTTTCGGCATCTTCGGACGGCGTTTACGCCCCCGGCGTGGACACCAGCAAACAGGCCGTCGACGGGATCGAGGTCGGCCACCGTCTGATTGCAGCGGGCGAATTCGAACTGGCAATCAAGGCCTTTACCCGCGCCGCACTGGACGAAGGCATGAACGCCGAAATCCTCTCGGGTCTGGGCACCGCCAATCTGGGTCTGGGCCGTCTGGGACAGGCAGAAAAG encodes:
- a CDS encoding CoA transferase subunit A; this translates as MKKVYGSAAEALEGVLSDGMLIAAGGFGLCGIPELLLQAIKEAGTKDLTFASNNAGVDDFGIGILLQTKQVKKMISSYVGENKEFMRQYLGGELELEFNPQGTLAERMRAGGSGIPGFYTKTGVGTQIAEGKEVKNFDGEDYILERGIVADLSIVKAWKADDTGNLVFRKTARNFNPPAAMCGKVCIAEVEEIVPRGSLDPDTIHLPGIYVHRLIQGDHEKRIEQRTTRPQEEK
- a CDS encoding CoA transferase subunit B → MPWDRNQMAARAAQELEDGMYVNLGIGIPTLVANYVGDKDITLQSENGMLGMGPFPFEGEEDADLINAGKQTITELSRTAYFDSATSFGMIRGGKIAAAILGAMEVAENGDLANWMIPGKLVKGMGGAMDLVAGVGRVIVVMDHQNKAGESKVLKACTLPLTGKSVVDRIITNLGVLDVVEGGLKIVECAEGVTEDELRAATEATIV
- a CDS encoding lytic transglycosylase domain-containing protein codes for the protein MRIFVISLLGAALACAPAWSETPAPFPDFQAKRVKPPKAGVKKRITIQIDPTEVGVPAPKPTATPKVNGATTGAYGWFWDKVSPDLAQAGPGRLDEAMAAISAGAVVAPRLQQMQGIAQVQGVEILKSTIGTRVSPALVLAVMTVESAGKTDAVSRAGAQGLMQLMPDTAARFGVADSLVAADNIRGGVQYLDWLMGKFDHDPILVLAGYNAGEGSVQAHAGVPPFAETRDYVPKVLAAFQVARGLCLTPPQLISDGCVFAAMN
- the cpaB gene encoding Flp pilus assembly protein CpaB, which produces MRVVFGLVLIVGFALAGGAVYMAKNYIGAYQTELAKERQARAKIVPTVEVYVADRALKYGEAITDADVRTVQWPVNAIPEGAFAGDSILWPEGQPNQRVVLRAMEKDEAILAVKVTEPGVEAGLTSRLERGMRAFAIKVDVASGVSGFLRPDDRVDVYWTGQVGRELSSDSGEVTKLIEAGVKLIAIDQSAAGDLDGAVIAQTVTVAVKPAQVAALAQAQATGRLALSLVGADDDTVAGAIEIDQRTLLGIETKAAAAEVKAAEVCTIRTRRGAEVVEIPIPCTN
- a CDS encoding type II and III secretion system protein family protein produces the protein MTLIRFFKVALLGLALTAAPLALTSYAHAETLRVVKKGTASTLNVPMNRAVVVESDIPFSELSIANPAIADISSLSDRTIYVLGKSPGLTTLTLLDASGQLITNVDVRVAADISEFKERLRQILPGENIEVRTANDGIVLSGTVSSTARLQRALDLASRYAPDRVSNLMSVGGIQQVMLKVRFAEMQRSVSKSLSSSLALNGTTLGGDLGINGGTGTSNTSGAVTNSLGGNIPGTNSNAGAILFGFNAGSTQVGILLEALETKGVVRTLAEPNLVALSGQEAKFLAGGEYPVPISQDNGTVTVKYKPFGIELNFIPRVVDKDLINLELEAAVSAIDPTNGFSVNGFDIDAFTRRETSTTVEMRDGESFAIAGLLQDDFTDNNSQLPWLGDVPVLGALFRSASYQRNQTELVIIITAHLVTPTRGEALALPTDRVLAPTEQDLFLHGRVANGTRTPKKGAAGEVAKQDFSGSYGYVMD
- a CDS encoding OmpA family protein — encoded protein: MKKQSVSALALMATLAACTTSTDPVYTQFYREAGAHADNGSFGEATNNNTLVMNGERQYTVDLANRFATEITSTVTFGFNSAQLDGTAQAVLRQQADWIRQFPEIRFRVFGHTDAVGSTAYNRRLGLARANAVVSYLTSMGISRSRLEAVVSFGETQPLIVTQGRERRNRRTVTEVSGFVARHPQVLDGKYAEIIYRDYIASAVPPSQLEGITGSDLRTEQ
- a CDS encoding AAA family ATPase; this translates as MSSVMPQPETAPIVACTVSRDVQNFDLLIEDMESALGESWGDLGFAEALAFFGQPEAEALEFIALAMDQEDEENLVLMAEIITQAKARKIKVILIAEDMTPASLHTLLRKGADEFVPYPLPENELELAISRVQTEPEPENVEAAAPALPAGASKDGAVIVVHGLAGGTGATTLATNLAWELAILDKKGQAAPSVCLLDLDLQFGSVSTYLDLARREAVYEMMSDTENMDDETFGQSLVTYNDKLHVLTAPADMLPLDLVSPEDIGRVIEMARTHFDYVVVDMPSTLVQWTETVLHAAHIYFATIELDMRSAQNTLRFKRALQSEELPAEKLRYVLNRAPKFTDLSGKGRVKRMAESLEVAIEVSLPDGGKPITQGADHGLPLATSAAKNPLRREIAKLAASIHETKSDESKAA